A window of Kribbella sp. NBC_00382 genomic DNA:
GCCGGGAAATGCTCAGGTGGTGCTCAAGGTGCCTCGGGCCACTGGCTTGGGCCCGGTTCGCCGCCGGATCGGGTCCCGGTGCATACCCAACTCGGCGGGTAATCGCTTGCCTCGGCGTGTCGGGGTGGTTCGTGGGGGTTGTGCGTGCGTAACGGTCCGGGCTGGCCAACTCCACAGGCCCGGCCGCCCGCTGCCTACCTGAGGCTTAGACCAGCACGGTTGGTTGGGTGTTGCCCGCCTCCGTGATGCCGCGGCGCATGTCGACGCGGGTGAGGAGGACTAGGCCGACCACGAAGAAGAGGCCGAGGGCGACGATGGCCGGGCGGTAGGAGCCGGTGATCTGGTGGACCAGGCCGAAGACGAGGGTGCCGAGCCACGAGGTACCGCGTTCGCCTGCTTGGTACAGGCTGAAGTACTCGGCCTCGCGGCCTCGGGGGATCAGCTGGCTGAAGGCTGAGCGGGAGAGGGCTTGGGTGCCGCCCAGGACGATGCCGATGGCGGCGCCCATCGCCAGGAACGGCGCGATCTGGTGCGCGGGGAGCAGGAAGCCGGCGATGACGATCAGCATCCAGACGACCAGGCCGCCCATGATCGTGTTCTTGGTGCCGTACCTCTTGGCGAACCGGCCGAAGGCGAGCGCGCCGAAGAACGCGATGAACTGGACCAGCAGGATGGTCATGATCAGGATCTGGGTCTCGAACCCGAGCTGCTTCTCCCCGTACGTCGAGGAGACCGAGATGACGGTCTGGATGCCGTCGTTGAAGAACAGGTACGCGACCAGGAACAGCAACGTCATCGGATAGGTCCGCACGTGCTTCAACGTCGCGAACAGCTGCCCGAAGCTCTGCCGGATCAGGTTCCCGCCACCGACCTGTACGACGTTCGCCGGCGGACGGTTCTTGAGCTTGCGGTACGGGATGAAGGTGAACAGCCCCCACCACAGCCCGGCGCTGAGCAGACTCAGCCGGACCGCGGTCGCCTTGTCCATGCCGAGCGCGTCGTGCGCGGTGACGACCCCGAGGTTGATCGCCAGCAGGATGAAGCCGCCGAGGTACCCGAAGGCCCAGGCCCGGGACGACACGTCGTCGCGGTCATCCGGCCCGGCGATGTCGATCAGGATCGAGTCGTAGACCACCAGCGACGACCCGAGACACAGATTGCCGAGGAACAGCAGCAGCGCGCCGAGCGCCCACCGCCCGTCGGTGACGAAGACCATGCAGCAGGCCGCGAGCGCGCCGGCCCAGGCGAAACCGCACATCAGCAGCTTCTTGCGCGGCGACCGGTCCGCGATCGCGCCGACGATCGGCAGGACGAGCGCCGAGAGCAGGGTGGCGACCGTGACGACGTAGAACGCGAGCGAGCCGGGCGAGATGCCGAGCCCGAGGACGTGCAGGTTGGTGGTACAGGGGTCATCCGTCGTGCCGACCCGGCCACAGGCGGCGGTCTCGGCGACCGAGGTCAGGTACGGCGCGAAGAGCACCGTGCCGACCGTCGTCACGTAGCCGGAGTTGGCCCAGTCGTACAGGCTGAAGCCCCAGTACTCACGTTTGTCGACACTCGCCGGGGCCGAGAGAATTCCCATGCGGAGGAGTGTGTCAGGTGTGAGGGATGACGCGGCATCTTCTTCGGTAACACTTCAGCCGCTGCCCCACTGCCCCCGCTCGATCAGTACGTCGCGGAGCAGGTCGGTCCGGTCGGTGATGAGCCCGTCGACACCGGCGTCGAGCAGCCGGTGCATGTCCGCCGGGTTGTCCACGGTCCAGACGTGCACCTGCTTGCCGAGGGCATGTGCTCGCCGGAGCAGGCCGGGGGTGAGCACGCGGAGGCGACCGTAGTACTCGGGGATCTGCAGGCAGGCTCCCCGCGACACCATCCGGTACGGCGCGAAGCGGAGCCGGGCGATCTCACGTTGCCCGAAGCCGGTAGCCAGGCGCTCACCCAGCTCGCGCCGGATCAGGTCGACGCGGTCCTGGGAGAAGGAGGACACGCAGACCCGGTCGATCGCGTCGTGCTCGCGCAGCACCCGGGCGGCCGGCTGGACGCCGTTGTCGGCCTTGATGTCCAGGTTGAAGCGGATCTTGGGGAAGCGCTCGAGTACTTCGGACAGCAGCGGGATCGGCTCGTGCCCGTTGATCTTCGCCTGCCGCACCTCGGACCAGGGCAGCTCGGCGATCACCCCGGTCCGGTCGGTGACGCGGTCGAGCCGACTGTCGTGGAAGGCGACCACGACCCCGTCACTCGTCGCGTGCAGGTCGGTCTCGACGTACTGATAGCCGAGCCCGACCGCCTGCTCGAAGGCGTGCATCGAGTTCTCGTAGCCGACGTTGTCCGGGTGCAGAGCGCCGCCGCGGTGGGCCATCGCGATCGGCCCGTCGTGGTCGAGGTAGGGATACACGCCGAGAAGTATGTACCGTTTGGGTGGTGACGGTACTCAGCCCCCGCCCCGACCTGTGGACCCTCGACCCCGATGTGCTGCATCTGAATCATGGCTCGTTCGGCGCCGTACCGCGGCGTACGCAGGAACTGCTCGCCTCGCTGCGCGCCGAGACCGAGGCGAACCCGATGCGCTGGTTCCGCTCGGTCGCGGAGCGCCTGACGGCGAGCCGCCTGAAGCTGGCCGCCTTCCTGGAGACCGACCCCTCCGGCTTCGCGCTCGTCTCGAATGCCAGCGCCGGAGTGACGGCCGCGCTCAGCGCGATCCCGATCCCCGCAGGCAGCAAGCTCGTACTGACCAACCACACCTACGGTGCCGTCCGGTACGCCGCTGAGCGCTTCGCCAAGGCCAACCGGGCCGAGGTAGTCGTGGTCGACGTCCCGCTGGAGGCTGACGACGATGCCGTCGTCGCGGCTATCGAGGCGGCGCTGGACGACCGGACCGCGGCCCTGATCGTCGACCAGATCAGCTCGGCGACCGCAATGGTCTTCCCGATCCAGCGACTCGCCGCGTTGTGCCGCTCCCTGGGCATCCCGTCGATCGTCGACGGCGCCCACGCACCCGCTCTGCTGGACGCACCGGCCGAGGACGGCGCCGACTTCTGGACCGGCAACTTCCACAAGTGGCCGGCCGCACCCCGCGCGACGGCCGGCCTCGTGGTGGCTGAGCAGTGGCGTACTGCGACGCTGCCGCTGATCGTGAGCTGGTCGGAGTACGACGAACGCCTGCCTGAGCGCTTCGACCAGCAGGGCACGGCCGACTACGCGTCGTGGATCGCGGCGCCCGAGTCACTCCGCGTGCTGGAAGAGCTGGAGTGGCCGCGCCGGCGTGGTGAGCTGTCGGCGCTGGTCGACGAGGGCGCCCGGATCGTCGCCAAGGCCCTCGGCACCTCAGTGGCCGACGTCGCCCATCCCGCAGCGACCATGCGCCTGGTGGAACTGCCCTTCCCGGACGAGCGCTCACCGGATGCGGGGGAGGCGTTCAAGGCGAAGGTGTCGCGTGAGCTGAAGGCCGAGATCACCCTGACAGGCTTCGACACCCGCGTCTTCATCCGGCTCTCGGCCCACGCCTACAACAGCCTTCAGGACTACCAGCAGCTGGCTGAGCGGTTGCCTGCGCTGCTCTGAATTCTGTCGGAGGTCTTGGTTAGGGTCCTCGACCATGACCTCTGACATCCGGGCGTCCTACGACGTCGCCGCCGCTGACTACGCGAAGCTGCTGGACCACTTCCTCGCCGAGAACCCGTACGACCGGGCGATGCTCGACCTGTTCGGCGAGCTTGTCACCGGCCGGGTCGGCGATCTCGGCTGCGGGCCCGGCCGGATCACCCCGTACCTGGCCTCGCGCGGGCTGGATGCCTTCGGGCTCGACCTCTCACCGGGGATGGTCGAGGTGGCCCGGGAGGCCCACCCGGAGCTGACCTTCGAGGTCGGCGATCTGCTCGACCTCGACCTACCCGATGGCGAGCTCGGCGGTGCGCTCGCGTGGTACTCGCTCGTTCACACCCCGCCCGAGGAGCTGCCGATCGTCTTCGCGGAGATCCATCGGGTGCTGGCGCCCGGTGGAGTCTTGCTGCACGCCTTCAAGATCGGCACGGACGGCTATCACCTCGACCAGGCTTACGGTCATGAGCTGTCGCTCGACGTCTACCAGTACCAGCCGGCGGAGATCACAGCGTTGTTGATCTCCGCCGGCTTCACTGAGGTCGCGTCCTTCGTCCATGCCCCGCTGGAGTACGAGAAGCAGCCCCAGGGCTATCTGCTGGTTCGCAAGGACTAGCCCTTGATGGCGCCGGCGGTCATGCCGGCGACGATCTGGCGGTTGAAGAACAGGAACATCACCAGCGGGGGGATGGTGATCAGCAGGATGTTCATGAAGAGCAGGTTGTACTGGGTGGTGAACTGGCTGGAGAAGTTGTAGAGGGTGAGCTGGACGGTGGCGTTCTTGTCGCCGGGCAGGAAGTACAGGGGATTGACGAAGTCGTTGAAGACGACGACGGACTGGACCACGACGACCGTCACGATGACGGAGCGCAGCAGTGGGAAGATCACCTGGAAGAAGAGCCGGAGCGGTCCGGCGCCGTCGATGATGGCCGCCTCGTCCAGTTCGCGCGGGATGGTGGCGACGAACGCCCGGAAGAGCAGGACGCAGAAGGACAGGCCGAAGGCGATCTCGACCAGGATCAGGCCGGGCATCGTCCGGAACAGGCCGATGCGCTGGAGCACCCAGATCGTCGGGACCACCGCCGGCGGGATGATCAGCCCGGCCAGCACCAGGAAGTTGATCAGGCCGTTCCAGCGACTCGCCTTGCGCTGCAGGACGAAGGCCGCCATCGCCGCCAGCACGACCATCCCGGCCACGCTCGCGACGGTGAGGATGGAGCTGTTGATGAACGCGATGATCAGCATGTAGTCGCGCGCCTGCACGACGTCGATGAAGTTCTGCACGAAGTGGAACTGGTGCGGCCAGGAGAAGTCGAGCAGGGATGCCTGCTGACGATCCTTGACCGCGGTCAGCACGATGAACGCGAACGGCACCAGGAAGACGACGATCGAGACCAGGATCGCCACCACGCTGAGCAGGTAGTTCTTGTGCGGCCGGGGGCCGCCGACGACTGCCGTACTGCTCACAGCTCCACCTCCTTACGGTTGAGGAACCGCGACAACGGCAGCACGATCGCCGTCACCACGACGAACAGCACGACGTTGCCCGCGGTCGACAAGCCGTAGAAGCCGGCCTGGTACTGCTTGTAGATCACCGACGCGATCACGTCCGAGGTGAAGCCGGGACCGCCCCGCGTCATCGCCCAGATCAGGTCGAACGACCGCAGGCCACCGATCAGCGACAAGATGATCACCGTCACGGTGGCCGGCCGCGCGAGCGGCAGTACGATCCGCCGGAAGCTCTGCCAGCCGGTCGCCCCGTCGACCTTCGCTGCCTCCAGGTACTCCGCCGGGATCGACACGATCCCCGCGATGTAGATCAACGTCGCCAACCCGACGCCCTTCCACACGTCGACCAGGACGACCGACAGCAGCGCGTACTTCGGATCTGTGAGCCAGCCCGGCCCATCGACCCCGAGCACCGACAACGCGCTGTTGATCAGCCCGCGTTCGGGGTTCATCAGCACGGTGAAGGTCAGGCCGACGCCGATCGTGGAGACCAGGACCGGGAAGAAGACCACCGACCGAAGGTAGCCACGGGCAACGATCTGCGAGGTGAGCAGGACGGCCAGCAGCAGGCCCAGGACCACCTTCGCCCCGGACGTGACGACGGCGTAGATCAGCGTGTTGGTGAAGCCCTTCACCAGGGCGGGCTCCTGGAAGAACGTGGCGAAGTTGCCGAACCCGATGAACCGCGACTCGAAGATGCTCCACCGGGTCAGGCTGAAGTAGAACGAGGCGAAGGTCGGGATCGCGAACAGCACCCCGTAGACGATCGCCGCCGGGAGGTAGAACCAGGTCGAGTACGGGCTCCGCAGCCGGCCACGGTCGGGTCCGGCGACGGCCGCGCGGGTCTTCGTGGACGTGTCGATCGACGTCGTGGCCATGGCTCACCAGCCCGCCAGGCCGAGCTGCTGGGCCTGCTTCTTGACGTCCTCGTCATAGAGCGAGGCGCCGGCCGCGGCCTTCCGGATGCCGGAGCCGACCTCGACGGTGATCTGCTCCAGCGAGGGGCCCTTCACCGGCGAGAGGAACTCCAGCGCGAGGCTCGACGAGCCCTCCTTGTCGATGTACGGCTGCATGTCCTGGACCACCTGCGGCACGTCGGCGGGCAGCTTGCAGTCCTTCACCGCGAACGGCCCGGTGACCGCACCGGCCTTCGCCTGCGAGTCGCAGCCCTCCTTGCTGGCGATGAAGCCGAGGAACTTCTTGGCGGCGTCGAGCTTGGCGCCCGTCGTACTGGTCGGCACGTAGACGCCGGCCGGCGCCCAGACGGTCAGGCCGTTCTTCGCGGCGTCGTCACCGGGGATGGCGAACAGGCCGACGTCCTTGGTCGAGTTCGGGTA
This region includes:
- a CDS encoding glycerophosphodiester phosphodiesterase yields the protein MYPYLDHDGPIAMAHRGGALHPDNVGYENSMHAFEQAVGLGYQYVETDLHATSDGVVVAFHDSRLDRVTDRTGVIAELPWSEVRQAKINGHEPIPLLSEVLERFPKIRFNLDIKADNGVQPAARVLREHDAIDRVCVSSFSQDRVDLIRRELGERLATGFGQREIARLRFAPYRMVSRGACLQIPEYYGRLRVLTPGLLRRAHALGKQVHVWTVDNPADMHRLLDAGVDGLITDRTDLLRDVLIERGQWGSG
- a CDS encoding carbohydrate ABC transporter permease, whose translation is MATTSIDTSTKTRAAVAGPDRGRLRSPYSTWFYLPAAIVYGVLFAIPTFASFYFSLTRWSIFESRFIGFGNFATFFQEPALVKGFTNTLIYAVVTSGAKVVLGLLLAVLLTSQIVARGYLRSVVFFPVLVSTIGVGLTFTVLMNPERGLINSALSVLGVDGPGWLTDPKYALLSVVLVDVWKGVGLATLIYIAGIVSIPAEYLEAAKVDGATGWQSFRRIVLPLARPATVTVIILSLIGGLRSFDLIWAMTRGGPGFTSDVIASVIYKQYQAGFYGLSTAGNVVLFVVVTAIVLPLSRFLNRKEVEL
- a CDS encoding MFS transporter, yielding MGILSAPASVDKREYWGFSLYDWANSGYVTTVGTVLFAPYLTSVAETAACGRVGTTDDPCTTNLHVLGLGISPGSLAFYVVTVATLLSALVLPIVGAIADRSPRKKLLMCGFAWAGALAACCMVFVTDGRWALGALLLFLGNLCLGSSLVVYDSILIDIAGPDDRDDVSSRAWAFGYLGGFILLAINLGVVTAHDALGMDKATAVRLSLLSAGLWWGLFTFIPYRKLKNRPPANVVQVGGGNLIRQSFGQLFATLKHVRTYPMTLLFLVAYLFFNDGIQTVISVSSTYGEKQLGFETQILIMTILLVQFIAFFGALAFGRFAKRYGTKNTIMGGLVVWMLIVIAGFLLPAHQIAPFLAMGAAIGIVLGGTQALSRSAFSQLIPRGREAEYFSLYQAGERGTSWLGTLVFGLVHQITGSYRPAIVALGLFFVVGLVLLTRVDMRRGITEAGNTQPTVLV
- a CDS encoding class I SAM-dependent DNA methyltransferase, whose product is MTSDIRASYDVAAADYAKLLDHFLAENPYDRAMLDLFGELVTGRVGDLGCGPGRITPYLASRGLDAFGLDLSPGMVEVAREAHPELTFEVGDLLDLDLPDGELGGALAWYSLVHTPPEELPIVFAEIHRVLAPGGVLLHAFKIGTDGYHLDQAYGHELSLDVYQYQPAEITALLISAGFTEVASFVHAPLEYEKQPQGYLLVRKD
- a CDS encoding aminotransferase class V-fold PLP-dependent enzyme, translating into MTVLSPRPDLWTLDPDVLHLNHGSFGAVPRRTQELLASLRAETEANPMRWFRSVAERLTASRLKLAAFLETDPSGFALVSNASAGVTAALSAIPIPAGSKLVLTNHTYGAVRYAAERFAKANRAEVVVVDVPLEADDDAVVAAIEAALDDRTAALIVDQISSATAMVFPIQRLAALCRSLGIPSIVDGAHAPALLDAPAEDGADFWTGNFHKWPAAPRATAGLVVAEQWRTATLPLIVSWSEYDERLPERFDQQGTADYASWIAAPESLRVLEELEWPRRRGELSALVDEGARIVAKALGTSVADVAHPAATMRLVELPFPDERSPDAGEAFKAKVSRELKAEITLTGFDTRVFIRLSAHAYNSLQDYQQLAERLPALL
- a CDS encoding carbohydrate ABC transporter permease, whose translation is MSSTAVVGGPRPHKNYLLSVVAILVSIVVFLVPFAFIVLTAVKDRQQASLLDFSWPHQFHFVQNFIDVVQARDYMLIIAFINSSILTVASVAGMVVLAAMAAFVLQRKASRWNGLINFLVLAGLIIPPAVVPTIWVLQRIGLFRTMPGLILVEIAFGLSFCVLLFRAFVATIPRELDEAAIIDGAGPLRLFFQVIFPLLRSVIVTVVVVQSVVVFNDFVNPLYFLPGDKNATVQLTLYNFSSQFTTQYNLLFMNILLITIPPLVMFLFFNRQIVAGMTAGAIKG